One window of the Cryptomeria japonica chromosome 7, Sugi_1.0, whole genome shotgun sequence genome contains the following:
- the LOC131072395 gene encoding uncharacterized protein LOC131072395, giving the protein MIEDEVNIFVNEANAMGGKGTVNDTPQPLQQPFFPGEGLVAIDNRTHEEDEIVLDASLINKHMEATSWVEEAIVRVEKVVEILDEAKSKASPPVEIGLISELVQKTEDAQNFVPEKDGTNESREFDDDDDEDEWGQMDEEDILEIRTIERTEPLCNKDINREAVKFFLALLSKERNINVEYQQNGLNVISDLIIEAQNQALMKPIQFEEVRKAVFSMAGDKAPGGFLMFFYQTLWDIIGKDVWAVVEESWRKANIAKELNCTLLVLIPKADHPTSFNEFRPISLCNTICKVVVKVISNWLKPILNHIISEEQSGFVLGRSIVGGIIIVHEAIHTVRQAKVDRMLIKLDIRKAYDMVD; this is encoded by the exons ATGATTGAAGATGAGGTAAATATTTTTGTGAATGAAGCAAATGCAATGGGTGGGAAGGGAACAGTAAATGACACACCACAGCCTCTGCAACAACCTTTCTTTCCAGGGGAGGGCTTGGTGGCCATTGACAATAGAACCCATGAGGAGGATGAAATAGTATTGGATGCTTCTCTCATAAACAAACATATGGAGGCTACAAGTTGGGTAGAAGAAGCTATAGTTAGAGTGGAGAAAGTAGTAGAGATCCTGGATGAAGCAAAGTCCAAAGCTTCACCTCCCGTGGAAATTGGACTAATTTCCGAGTTAGTCCAGAAGACTGAGGATGCTCAGAATTTTGTACCTGAAAAGGATGGAACTAATGAAAGCAGAgagtttgatgatgatgatgatgaggatgaatggggACAGATGGATGAGGAAGACATCTTGGAAATAAGGACAATAGAGCGAACAGAGCCTCTGTGTAACAAG GATATTAATAGAGAGGCAGTTAAATTTTTTTTGGCATTACTATCCAAGGAGAGAAATATCAATGTAGAGTACCAACAAAATGGACTCAATGTCATTTCGGATCTGATAATAGAAGCACAAAATCAGGCACTTATGAAACCAATCCAGTTTGAGGAGGTTCGGAAGGCAGTCTTTAGTATGGCGGGTGACAAAGCTCCGGGTGGTTTCCTAATGTTTTTCTATCAAACTTTATGGGATATAATAGGAAAGGATGTTTGGGCAGTGGTGGAGGAGTCGTGGAGAAAGGCGAATATTGCAAAGGAACTAAATTGCACGCTTCTAGTCCTTATCCCCAAGGCAGATCATCCTACTTCTTTTAATGAATTTAGGCCAATTTCATTGTGTAACACCATTTGTAAAGTGGTAGTGAAAGTGATTTCAAATTGGTTGAAGCCAATTCTTAACCACATTATTTCAGAAGAACAGAGTGGCTTTGTCCTAGGTAGATCGATTGTTGGAGGAATAATAATTGTACATGAAGCTATCCATACAGTACGACAAGCAAAGGTGGATCGAATGTTGATCAAACTAGATATCAGGAAAGCGTATGACATGGTGGATTGA